In Paracoccus fistulariae, a single window of DNA contains:
- a CDS encoding IclR family transcriptional regulator, whose protein sequence is MSDDSAQKLVPAVQNATAILRLLAAGSTPMGATQIARDAGLNVSTAFNILRTLAHEGIVSFDPADKTYRIGMGLLEFATPLLGANPADLIRPLLNAIAQEHQVMIALWQVTAGKRIVLIDRFAAPNIVQAVIARHSRLPVFAGAIGRCYAAQMKLSRSRARRGYDGVRWQSAPGFDSYWQDVQTAAQTGIGQDRGQLFRGLDIIAALACDKDDTPRLGLSSITIAGQHDDDSLSRIGPALLSAATQIERTIFGRAAGI, encoded by the coding sequence ATGTCGGATGATTCAGCCCAGAAACTGGTGCCCGCAGTGCAGAATGCGACGGCGATCCTGCGCCTGCTGGCAGCCGGATCAACACCGATGGGCGCGACCCAGATCGCCCGCGACGCGGGGCTGAATGTTTCCACGGCTTTCAATATCTTACGGACGCTGGCGCATGAGGGGATCGTCAGCTTTGATCCGGCGGACAAGACTTATCGGATCGGCATGGGATTGCTGGAATTCGCCACGCCGCTGCTGGGCGCGAACCCGGCGGATCTGATCCGGCCGCTGCTGAACGCCATCGCGCAGGAACATCAGGTGATGATCGCCCTGTGGCAGGTCACGGCGGGCAAAAGAATCGTGCTGATCGACCGCTTTGCCGCGCCGAATATCGTGCAGGCCGTGATCGCGCGCCACAGCCGTCTGCCCGTCTTTGCAGGCGCCATCGGACGCTGCTATGCCGCGCAGATGAAGCTGTCGCGCAGCCGGGCGCGACGGGGTTATGACGGGGTGCGCTGGCAATCCGCGCCCGGCTTTGACAGCTATTGGCAAGATGTCCAGACCGCCGCCCAAACCGGTATCGGCCAGGATCGCGGGCAGCTTTTCCGGGGGCTGGACATTATCGCGGCGCTGGCCTGCGACAAGGATGATACCCCGCGCCTTGGCCTCAGCAGCATCACCATTGCGGGGCAACATGACGATGACAGCCTGTCCCGCATCGGCCCTGCCCTGCTGTCGGCGGCGACGCAGATCGAGCGTACGATCTTTGGCCGGGCGGCGGGCATATGA
- a CDS encoding acyl-CoA dehydrogenase family protein: MSQPDEDVFGQLLDSVTRFTKERLIPAEKRVEEIDDIPADIIAEMKRMGLFGLSTPAEYGGIGVTVSQEARLIEALCYASLSFRSLIGTNVGIGSQGIVMDGTEAQKQTWLPGIASGDIIASFALTEPDNGSDAGGIRTTARRDGDDFILNGTKRYITNAVRAGVFTLFARTDPDRHGADGVSAFILPADTPGITVARPDRKMGQRGTKTSDVILEDVRLPASAIIGGPDRLHQGFRTAMKVLDRGRIHVGAMAVGQGQRMLDLATDYALQRHQFGAPIASHQLVQGLLADSQADLHAARALLYESARSFDRDGQAILQASCTKYFCTEAAGRIADRALQIHGGAGYMAEYDIERLYRDIRLLRIYEGTSQIQQLVIARRTLAQRAQA; this comes from the coding sequence GTGTCACAGCCAGACGAGGATGTTTTCGGGCAGTTGCTGGACAGCGTGACCCGCTTTACGAAAGAGCGCCTGATCCCGGCCGAAAAGCGGGTCGAGGAGATCGACGACATTCCTGCCGATATCATCGCCGAGATGAAGCGGATGGGGCTGTTCGGCCTGTCCACGCCCGCCGAATATGGCGGCATCGGCGTCACTGTCAGCCAGGAGGCACGCCTGATCGAGGCCCTGTGCTATGCCTCGCTATCCTTCCGGTCGCTGATCGGGACGAATGTGGGCATCGGGTCGCAGGGCATCGTGATGGATGGCACCGAGGCGCAGAAACAGACCTGGCTGCCGGGGATTGCCAGCGGAGATATCATCGCCTCTTTCGCGCTGACCGAACCCGATAACGGCTCGGATGCGGGCGGTATCCGGACGACGGCGCGGCGTGACGGTGATGACTTCATCCTGAACGGGACCAAGCGCTATATCACCAATGCCGTGCGGGCCGGTGTCTTTACGCTGTTTGCGCGCACCGATCCCGACCGGCACGGCGCGGATGGGGTGTCGGCCTTTATCCTGCCCGCCGATACGCCGGGCATCACCGTCGCCCGCCCCGACCGCAAGATGGGTCAGCGCGGGACCAAGACCTCTGACGTGATTCTGGAGGATGTGCGCCTGCCCGCCAGCGCCATTATCGGCGGCCCGGATCGCCTGCATCAGGGGTTCCGGACGGCGATGAAGGTGCTGGATCGCGGGCGCATCCATGTCGGGGCCATGGCCGTGGGGCAGGGACAACGGATGCTGGATCTGGCAACCGATTATGCCTTGCAGCGCCATCAGTTCGGCGCGCCGATCGCCAGCCATCAGCTGGTTCAGGGCCTGCTGGCCGATAGTCAGGCGGATCTGCACGCCGCCCGCGCGCTGCTTTACGAAAGCGCCCGCAGCTTTGATCGGGACGGGCAGGCGATCCTTCAGGCCTCCTGCACCAAATATTTCTGCACCGAGGCGGCCGGGCGCATCGCGGACCGCGCCCTGCAGATCCACGGCGGTGCCGGCTACATGGCCGAATATGATATCGAGCGGCTCTATCGCGATATCCGCCTGCTGCGGATCTATGAAGGCACCAGCCAGATCCAGCAGCTTGTGATCGCGCGCCGCACGCTGGCCCAGCGGGCGCAGGCATGA
- the epmA gene encoding EF-P lysine aminoacylase EpmA produces the protein MTSSRPTPPDATPWWGRSRHADRRPLLLARNRAQRAIRDWLEAGDFIEVDPAALVTSPGNEAHLHAFATQQIGNDGLARQMYLHTSPEFAMKKLLAAGEPRIFSFAHVWRNRECTTRHSPEFTMLEWYRAGQDYRVLFQDCARFLALTAEAAGADLLRHGDMTCDPFAAPQIVTVAEAFAEFAGVDLLATCDGAQTDAAALRAQVLAQGIRLSDDDGWSDMLSRVLVEKVEPHLGRDRPLILDRYPAAEAALARPAADDPREAERFELYACGVELANGFGELTDPAEQRRRFQLEMDEKQRIYGERYPLDEDFLAALSFMPEAAGCALGFDRLVMLATSAPRISDVIWTPVAE, from the coding sequence ATGACGTCGTCCCGCCCAACGCCCCCTGACGCGACCCCGTGGTGGGGCCGCAGCCGCCATGCCGACCGCCGTCCGCTGCTGCTGGCGCGCAACCGCGCGCAGCGCGCGATCCGCGACTGGCTGGAGGCCGGGGATTTCATCGAGGTCGATCCCGCAGCTTTGGTCACAAGCCCGGGAAATGAGGCGCATCTGCACGCTTTCGCCACGCAGCAGATCGGCAATGACGGCCTTGCGCGGCAAATGTATCTGCATACCAGCCCCGAATTCGCGATGAAAAAGCTGCTGGCGGCGGGTGAGCCACGGATCTTTTCCTTCGCCCATGTCTGGCGCAATCGCGAATGCACCACGCGGCACAGCCCGGAATTCACCATGCTGGAATGGTATCGCGCGGGGCAGGATTACCGCGTGCTGTTTCAGGATTGTGCCCGTTTTCTGGCCCTGACGGCCGAGGCTGCGGGTGCCGATCTGCTGCGACATGGCGATATGACCTGCGACCCCTTTGCCGCGCCGCAGATCGTCACCGTGGCCGAGGCCTTTGCCGAATTCGCGGGTGTCGACCTGCTGGCGACCTGTGACGGCGCGCAGACCGATGCGGCGGCCCTGCGCGCGCAGGTTCTGGCACAGGGGATACGGCTTTCGGATGATGACGGCTGGTCTGATATGCTGTCGCGGGTGCTGGTCGAAAAGGTCGAGCCGCATCTGGGCCGGGACCGCCCGCTGATCCTGGACCGCTATCCCGCGGCCGAGGCCGCGCTGGCCCGCCCCGCCGCCGATGACCCGCGCGAGGCCGAGCGGTTCGAACTTTATGCCTGCGGGGTGGAACTGGCCAATGGCTTTGGCGAATTGACCGATCCCGCCGAACAGCGCCGCCGCTTTCAGCTTGAGATGGATGAAAAGCAGCGCATCTATGGCGAGCGTTATCCGCTGGATGAGGATTTTCTGGCCGCGCTGTCCTTCATGCCCGAGGCTGCGGGTTGCGCGCTTGGCTTTGACCGTCTGGTGATGCTGGCCACCAGCGCGCCGCGAATCTCGGACGTGATCTGGACGCCTGTGGCGGAATAA
- a CDS encoding MaoC/PaaZ C-terminal domain-containing protein → MAIDYDRLMSFPIPEIRQDYGLPELARYGLSVGLGQDAMDMRQLAYLGALADDQRAMPSIVTVLGHPGFWLGDPATGVDALRLVHGEQGLTIHQPIPVEGSILARTRVTGLIDKGPGRGALLYTEKDITDARTGQHLATCRGTTFLRGDGGFGGPQGPVKAPHQIPVDAPDHVFDCPTRPEQALHYRWNGDNNPLHLDPRVAQQAGFDRPILHGLCSFGAAAHALLAVLCDYDAGRFGAMDGRFTAHVFPGETLRTEIWSDGSFQTRVLERDKIAIGNGIFTFREAS, encoded by the coding sequence ATGGCGATTGATTATGACCGGTTGATGAGTTTCCCCATTCCCGAGATCCGGCAGGATTACGGCCTGCCCGAACTGGCGCGATACGGGCTGTCGGTCGGGCTTGGGCAGGATGCGATGGATATGCGGCAACTGGCCTATCTGGGCGCCTTGGCCGACGATCAGCGTGCCATGCCCTCGATCGTCACGGTGCTGGGCCATCCCGGCTTCTGGCTGGGTGATCCCGCGACCGGGGTGGATGCGCTGCGGCTGGTTCACGGCGAGCAGGGGCTGACCATTCACCAGCCGATCCCGGTCGAGGGCAGCATTCTGGCCAGAACGCGCGTCACCGGCCTGATCGACAAGGGACCGGGCCGGGGCGCGCTGCTTTACACGGAAAAAGACATAACCGATGCCCGAACCGGACAGCATCTGGCCACCTGCCGAGGCACCACCTTCCTGCGTGGCGATGGCGGTTTCGGGGGGCCGCAAGGTCCGGTCAAGGCACCGCATCAGATACCCGTGGACGCGCCAGACCATGTGTTTGACTGCCCGACACGCCCGGAACAGGCGCTGCACTATCGGTGGAACGGCGACAACAATCCGCTGCATCTGGACCCGCGCGTGGCACAACAGGCGGGGTTCGATCGGCCCATCCTGCATGGCCTGTGCAGCTTTGGTGCCGCGGCCCATGCGCTTCTGGCGGTGCTGTGTGACTATGACGCGGGGCGCTTTGGGGCGATGGATGGCCGTTTCACCGCCCATGTCTTCCCCGGCGAGACGCTGCGGACCGAGATCTGGTCGGACGGCTCATTCCAGACGCGGGTTCTGGAACGCGACAAGATCGCGATTGGCAACGGAATCTTTACGTTCAGAGAGGCATCATGA
- a CDS encoding phosphatase PAP2 family protein has translation MSDLEIIADNHFTVTSSGLVLNGGIVQSMPNPATAAQSGAVLSVLSLNRNRNRNRNRNRNRNRNRNRNRNRTTESEGGILEPWKAREKLYAMKEDWIALPIPRPPSPEMLRAEAKELLIKQALRKTERERGRVDEIMREANLELSGYLRPLGIEGVGGYGATEHLFYVILALTDEIGLRYKDRYNVTRPSQIEPRLCPLLPDPPHQSYPSNHSFQSFSLAFLFSRILPEHPASSELMNSARRIAENREWAGVHYRSDTDAGYQLARMITPCLERVCEEEMLAALAEWI, from the coding sequence ATGAGCGACCTTGAAATCATTGCAGACAACCATTTCACGGTCACCTCCAGCGGGCTTGTTCTGAACGGGGGCATCGTTCAGTCGATGCCAAACCCGGCGACGGCGGCGCAATCGGGTGCCGTGCTGTCGGTCCTGTCGCTGAACCGCAATCGCAACCGAAACCGCAATCGCAACAGAAACCGAAATCGCAACCGGAACCGCAACCGCAATCGCACAACTGAATCCGAGGGCGGGATCCTGGAGCCGTGGAAGGCGCGGGAAAAGCTGTATGCGATGAAAGAGGACTGGATCGCGCTGCCGATCCCGCGTCCGCCATCGCCCGAAATGCTGCGTGCCGAGGCCAAGGAATTGCTGATCAAGCAAGCCCTGCGCAAGACCGAGCGCGAACGCGGCCGCGTCGATGAAATCATGCGCGAGGCCAATCTGGAACTGTCCGGCTATCTGCGCCCTCTGGGTATCGAGGGGGTCGGTGGCTATGGCGCGACCGAACATCTGTTCTATGTCATCCTTGCGCTGACCGATGAGATCGGGCTGCGCTACAAGGATCGCTATAACGTCACCCGGCCCAGCCAGATCGAGCCGCGGCTTTGCCCGTTGCTGCCCGATCCGCCGCATCAGTCCTACCCGTCGAACCACTCTTTCCAGTCCTTCTCGCTGGCCTTCCTGTTTTCGCGGATCCTGCCCGAACATCCGGCCAGTTCCGAACTGATGAACAGCGCGCGCCGCATTGCCGAAAACCGCGAATGGGCGGGGGTTCATTACCGCTCGGACACGGATGCGGGCTATCAGCTGGCGCGGATGATCACGCCCTGTCTGGAACGCGTCTGCGAAGAGGAAATGCTGGCCGCACTTGCCGAATGGATTTGA
- the efp gene encoding elongation factor P, with product MKVIASSLRKGNVVDIDGTLYVVLTAQNFHPGKGTPVTQVDMRRISDGTKVSERWKTTQQVERAHVDEREYDYLYDDDEGFHFMEPESYEQLVASADVVGDDNVFLGEGVRVFLRVHNGVPIAMELPQKVVVEIAETEPVVKGQTASSSYKPAMATNGVRVMVPPHIDVGTRVVINTADRSYVERAKS from the coding sequence TTGAAAGTCATCGCTTCCAGTCTTCGCAAAGGCAATGTCGTGGACATTGACGGCACGCTTTATGTCGTGCTGACCGCCCAGAACTTCCACCCCGGCAAGGGCACCCCGGTCACCCAGGTCGATATGCGCCGCATCTCGGACGGGACCAAGGTTTCGGAACGCTGGAAGACCACCCAACAGGTCGAGCGCGCCCATGTGGACGAGCGGGAATACGACTACCTTTACGACGATGACGAAGGTTTCCACTTCATGGAACCGGAAAGCTATGAACAGCTGGTTGCCTCGGCCGATGTCGTGGGTGATGACAATGTTTTCCTGGGCGAAGGCGTTCGGGTGTTCCTGCGGGTGCATAACGGCGTGCCGATTGCCATGGAACTGCCGCAGAAAGTCGTCGTCGAGATCGCCGAGACAGAGCCTGTGGTCAAGGGCCAGACCGCCTCTTCCAGCTACAAGCCCGCGATGGCCACGAATGGCGTGCGGGTCATGGTGCCGCCCCATATCGACGTGGGCACCCGTGTGGTGATCAACACCGCCGACCGCTCTTATGTGGAGCGTGCGAAAAGCTGA
- a CDS encoding SDR family NAD(P)-dependent oxidoreductase, with translation MSDEKPPTGKVILITGAGGGIGRGIAVEAAKAGAQVVVNDLGATLDGQRESSAAAQTVVAEIEGSGGQAVANGDDVSDPEGAQAMVRQAVDTFGRLDAVVNNAGILRDGFFHKMSYENFDAVVKVHLYGAFNVSRAAADVMRQQNSGSLIHMTSTSGLIGNLAQANYSAAKLGIAALSKSIALDLRRWNIRSNCIAPFAWSRMTSSIKVDGPEQQERVDRMKEMSPDKIAPLALYLASDDSAETTGQIFAVRNNEIFLMSQPRPSRSVHRGEGWTMASVRDQAIPALKSSYLPLDVSADVFSWDPV, from the coding sequence ATGTCTGACGAAAAACCCCCGACGGGAAAGGTCATTCTGATTACGGGCGCGGGCGGCGGCATCGGTCGCGGCATCGCGGTCGAGGCCGCAAAGGCCGGCGCGCAGGTGGTGGTGAACGACCTTGGCGCGACCCTTGACGGACAGCGGGAATCCAGCGCCGCCGCCCAGACTGTCGTGGCCGAGATCGAAGGATCGGGCGGTCAGGCCGTGGCCAATGGCGACGATGTTTCGGACCCGGAGGGCGCGCAGGCCATGGTCCGGCAGGCGGTCGACACCTTCGGGCGGCTGGATGCCGTGGTCAATAATGCGGGCATCCTCCGCGATGGCTTTTTCCACAAGATGAGCTATGAGAATTTCGATGCGGTGGTGAAGGTCCATCTGTACGGCGCCTTCAATGTCAGCCGCGCTGCCGCCGATGTCATGCGTCAGCAGAATTCCGGCAGCCTGATCCACATGACCTCGACCTCGGGTCTGATCGGTAATCTGGCGCAGGCCAATTATTCCGCCGCCAAGCTGGGCATCGCGGCCCTGTCGAAATCCATCGCGCTGGACCTGCGGCGCTGGAATATCCGTTCGAATTGCATCGCCCCCTTCGCCTGGAGCCGGATGACATCCTCGATCAAGGTCGACGGCCCCGAACAGCAAGAGCGTGTCGACCGCATGAAGGAAATGTCGCCCGACAAGATCGCCCCGCTGGCGCTGTACCTGGCCTCGGATGACAGTGCCGAGACGACGGGGCAGATCTTTGCCGTCCGCAATAACGAGATCTTCCTGATGTCGCAGCCCCGGCCCAGCCGTTCGGTCCATCGTGGCGAGGGCTGGACGATGGCCAGCGTCCGGGATCAGGCCATCCCGGCCCTGAAATCCAGCTATCTGCCGCTGGATGTGTCGGCGGATGTCTTTAGCTGGGATCCTGTCTGA
- a CDS encoding S8 family serine peptidase, whose amino-acid sequence MNVETPTPIPASETYPSYDALWHLKTLGVISDAGRPNDWSADAVTRPTRVAIIDTSVAAEHPNLLSAVDRTLSLDLFSARLGSFSFAEDGNAAIGDLQLNWSTPVANSLPLTRELLKEFVDRLSKESTAHYRGIKPCVSPTFSAHGTCVAGLVGARPAVAQQLGIDGHVWDLPLPYMGVDPTCEIVQISTNFDPHPESLLLAFLYTQLVGADLILLPRSIPDPSRIVPELNDQQIGNEDLQTATQRVALRPEDKEMWTELAQLIVEVSMHCPVICAAGNANEENGIYPANLATEHNGIISVGALNAKGYRSSYSSLASAMVFAPGNDAEIFDRNEVRLDEMRADYDGVGVPDGNSNYKYSSYDVIATDVPGRGGYSTSPFDREYPDRRMREFGSYFCRFGGTSAASALVCGFLSLGMSMGRLKDRDGPAAKSWLLSNSQVIGTDDSKLRMPSWTGKVSFPDS is encoded by the coding sequence ATGAATGTTGAAACCCCAACCCCGATCCCCGCCAGCGAAACCTATCCCAGCTATGATGCGCTGTGGCATCTGAAGACCCTGGGCGTGATCTCGGATGCGGGGCGCCCGAATGACTGGTCCGCCGATGCGGTCACCCGTCCCACGCGGGTCGCGATCATCGACACCTCGGTCGCGGCGGAACATCCCAACCTTCTGTCCGCCGTCGACCGCACATTGTCGCTGGATCTGTTTTCGGCGCGTCTGGGCTCTTTTTCCTTTGCCGAAGACGGCAATGCCGCGATCGGGGATCTGCAACTGAACTGGTCCACGCCGGTCGCCAATTCGCTGCCCCTGACACGTGAATTGCTGAAGGAATTCGTGGATCGCCTGTCCAAGGAATCCACCGCGCATTATCGCGGGATAAAGCCCTGCGTGTCCCCCACCTTTTCGGCCCATGGTACCTGTGTGGCGGGGCTTGTGGGCGCGCGCCCGGCGGTGGCGCAGCAATTGGGCATCGACGGTCACGTCTGGGATCTTCCCTTGCCCTATATGGGTGTCGATCCGACCTGCGAGATCGTGCAGATCTCGACCAATTTCGATCCGCATCCGGAATCGCTGCTGCTGGCCTTTCTTTATACGCAGCTGGTCGGGGCCGATCTGATCCTGCTGCCACGGTCGATTCCGGACCCCTCGCGGATCGTGCCGGAACTGAACGATCAGCAGATCGGGAATGAGGATCTGCAAACCGCCACGCAGCGCGTCGCCCTGCGGCCTGAAGACAAGGAGATGTGGACCGAACTGGCGCAGCTGATCGTCGAAGTGTCGATGCATTGCCCCGTGATCTGCGCGGCGGGCAATGCGAATGAGGAAAACGGCATCTACCCGGCCAATCTGGCGACCGAACATAACGGCATCATCTCGGTCGGGGCGCTGAATGCCAAGGGCTATCGCAGCAGCTATTCCAGCCTGGCCAGCGCCATGGTGTTCGCGCCGGGCAACGATGCCGAGATCTTCGACCGGAACGAGGTCCGCCTTGATGAGATGCGGGCCGATTATGACGGCGTCGGCGTGCCCGACGGGAATTCGAACTACAAGTATTCCAGCTATGACGTCATCGCGACGGATGTGCCCGGGCGCGGCGGCTATTCCACCAGCCCGTTTGATCGCGAATATCCCGACCGCCGCATGCGCGAATTCGGATCCTATTTCTGCCGCTTCGGCGGCACCTCGGCCGCCTCGGCGCTGGTCTGCGGCTTCCTGTCGCTTGGCATGAGCATGGGCCGGTTAAAGGATCGCGACGGACCGGCCGCCAAAAGCTGGCTCTTGTCGAATTCCCAGGTCATCGGCACCGATGACAGCAAGCTGAGAATGCCAAGCTGGACCGGCAAGGTCAGCTTTCCCGACAGCTAG
- a CDS encoding transcriptional regulator: MRLYLLGPFGLLRGQDESCAPRIKKAQALLALLALAPRRERTRVWLRDKLWSQSDENKSSTSLRQLIFELRKDLGNLADSVLRVDRNSIGLQADALWVDYWAVQDDPAQLSVLGIDAETELLEGLDIRDEEFEEWLLFERQTWQNKSAQLFERLKEMPAFGATAPVTDVSFAPCNIEPRASLGILPNIQQGCDATTMHLADQLLEGIARNLGELQPVDIYDLREVDTPSERFLGAYETEFYIRVRTLQVHKSLTLTFFLYSAATMTLEWSQSIQVSVDELQEPDTMIISGFVSQNVDRLSKFILRSRQTEAPPESRSLMVGYTALNMMFRLDRNALTNTEAMLGQMIERYPDTLYTSLRAYAASFRIGENLGSLDAMAVGETDRLAREALDDNPFNSISLACLGHTMGYVFRDHDRAGELLERALSLNPNQAFVWDHYALHKFYTGDYKTAYDAAKKAVCLGGFSPISYGYDTTLAMTSVMIGDTAQAIVAGRSALRKQPRFNAAKRYLLASLSFAGRDAEAREIYQSLLQTDPQFADSEVQKERFRITQREKENILIDAIRKYTE; encoded by the coding sequence GTGCGGTTGTATCTTCTTGGCCCTTTCGGTCTTTTGCGCGGGCAGGATGAAAGCTGCGCGCCCCGGATCAAGAAGGCGCAGGCGCTGCTGGCCCTGCTGGCGCTGGCGCCGCGCCGCGAACGCACCCGCGTCTGGCTGCGCGACAAGCTGTGGAGCCAGAGCGACGAGAACAAATCCTCGACCAGCCTGCGCCAGCTGATCTTCGAATTGCGCAAGGATCTGGGCAATCTGGCCGACAGCGTGCTGCGGGTGGACCGCAATTCCATCGGCCTGCAGGCGGATGCGCTGTGGGTCGATTACTGGGCGGTTCAGGACGATCCGGCGCAGCTTTCCGTGTTGGGCATCGATGCGGAAACCGAACTGCTGGAAGGTCTGGATATCCGCGATGAGGAATTCGAGGAATGGCTGCTGTTCGAACGCCAGACCTGGCAGAACAAATCGGCCCAGCTGTTCGAGCGTTTGAAGGAGATGCCTGCCTTTGGCGCAACCGCGCCGGTGACCGATGTGTCCTTTGCGCCCTGCAATATCGAACCGCGCGCCTCGCTGGGCATTCTGCCCAATATCCAGCAGGGCTGCGATGCCACGACCATGCATCTGGCCGATCAGCTGCTGGAAGGCATCGCCCGAAACCTGGGCGAATTGCAGCCCGTCGATATCTATGACCTAAGAGAGGTCGATACCCCTTCGGAACGGTTTCTGGGCGCCTATGAGACTGAATTTTATATCCGCGTCAGGACGTTGCAGGTCCATAAAAGCCTGACCCTGACCTTCTTTCTGTACAGCGCCGCGACCATGACGCTGGAATGGAGCCAGTCCATCCAGGTTTCGGTCGATGAGTTGCAGGAACCCGACACGATGATCATTTCCGGCTTTGTCAGCCAGAATGTCGACCGGCTGTCGAAGTTCATCCTGCGCTCGCGGCAGACGGAAGCGCCGCCGGAAAGCAGGTCGCTGATGGTCGGCTATACGGCGCTGAACATGATGTTCCGCCTGGACCGCAATGCCCTGACCAATACCGAGGCGATGCTGGGCCAGATGATCGAGCGTTACCCGGACACGCTTTATACCTCGCTGCGCGCCTATGCGGCCTCGTTCCGGATCGGCGAGAATCTTGGATCGCTGGATGCGATGGCCGTGGGCGAAACCGACCGCCTTGCCCGAGAGGCGCTGGACGACAATCCCTTCAACTCGATTTCGCTGGCTTGTCTGGGCCATACGATGGGCTATGTCTTCCGCGATCACGACCGTGCGGGCGAATTGCTGGAACGGGCGCTGAGCCTGAACCCAAATCAGGCCTTCGTCTGGGATCACTATGCGCTGCACAAATTCTATACCGGCGATTACAAGACCGCCTATGATGCCGCGAAAAAGGCGGTTTGCCTGGGCGGATTCAGCCCGATCAGCTATGGCTATGACACCACATTGGCGATGACCTCTGTGATGATCGGCGACACCGCGCAGGCGATTGTCGCGGGCCGAAGCGCCTTGCGCAAACAGCCCCGCTTCAACGCCGCCAAGCGCTATCTTCTGGCCAGTCTCAGCTTTGCGGGCCGGGACGCGGAAGCCCGCGAAATCTATCAGTCCCTTTTGCAGACCGATCCGCAATTCGCCGATAGCGAGGTGCAGAAAGAGCGGTTCCGCATCACCCAGAGGGAAAAGGAAAACATCCTGATCGACGCGATCAGGAAATACACGGAGTAG
- a CDS encoding 2-dehydro-3-deoxy-6-phosphogalactonate aldolase, which translates to MTNWQEAFDACPLVAILRGVRPVEVLAIGKALTGAGFTLIEVPLNSPDPLNSISRLVQDLPQAVVGAGTVLSAQDVTAVKDAGGRLIVAPNFDPEVAAEAARHQMIYLPGIGTLSEAFAALKAGAAGLKLFPAEMIPPAAVKAMRSVLPADAKLLPVGGVNADTMPRYWQAGANGFGMGQSLYRPGQTAEETATRAADFIATWRAVAGQG; encoded by the coding sequence ATGACGAACTGGCAAGAGGCCTTTGACGCCTGCCCATTGGTGGCCATTCTGCGCGGCGTGCGGCCCGTTGAGGTGCTGGCCATCGGCAAGGCGCTGACCGGGGCGGGCTTTACCCTGATCGAGGTGCCGCTGAATTCGCCCGATCCGCTGAACAGCATCTCGCGGCTGGTGCAGGACCTGCCGCAGGCGGTGGTCGGCGCGGGCACGGTGCTGAGCGCGCAGGACGTGACGGCGGTGAAAGATGCCGGGGGCCGACTGATCGTGGCGCCGAATTTCGACCCCGAGGTCGCGGCCGAGGCGGCACGGCATCAGATGATCTACCTGCCCGGCATCGGCACCCTGTCCGAGGCTTTTGCCGCATTGAAGGCGGGCGCCGCAGGGCTGAAGCTGTTCCCGGCGGAAATGATCCCGCCCGCCGCCGTCAAGGCGATGCGCAGCGTGCTGCCTGCCGACGCGAAACTGCTGCCCGTGGGCGGCGTGAATGCCGACACGATGCCCCGCTATTGGCAGGCTGGCGCGAACGGGTTTGGCATGGGGCAATCGCTGTACCGGCCCGGCCAGACGGCCGAGGAAACCGCCACCCGCGCCGCCGATTTCATCGCGACATGGCGCGCAGTGGCCGGGCAGGGATAA